DNA sequence from the Terriglobales bacterium genome:
GCGCGGCGCCGGCATCGACCAGCGTGTAAAACGAAAAGACCGGCGCCTCGTGACGTTCGCAGACCACGATCGTCAGACCATTGGACAACGTCTTGACGCTTGTCTTTTTTTCGAATGAAGCAAGATCCTGCGCGAACAACGTAGTCGAGAACAGCACGAGTTCTAGCGAGAGAAGAAGGCGAGCAGCTCGGGACATCGTGACTCCTTCCGAACTCTGCGAAGTTAAATGCTGGTTCTAAGGAGTGTCAAACGGTAAAGAGCCAAGAAGCCACGCAGCTACGAAGTAA
Encoded proteins:
- a CDS encoding insulinase family protein, which encodes MSRAARLLLSLELVLFSTTLFAQDLASFEKKTSVKTLSNGLTIVVCERHEAPVFSFYTLVDAGAA